Sequence from the Bufo bufo chromosome 10, aBufBuf1.1, whole genome shotgun sequence genome:
GAACATGTATGACACTAACAAGCTCCACATCTAGAGGACTATAGACACATAGAACATATATGATACTAAGAAGCTCCACATCTAGAGGACTATAGACACACAGAACATGTATGATACTAACAAGCTCCTCATCTAGAGGACTATAGACACACAGAACATGTATGATACTAACAAGCTCCTCATCTAGAGGACTATAGACACATAGAACATGTATGACACTAACAAGCTACACATCTAGAGGACTATAGACACACAGAACATGTATGACACTAACAAGCTCCTCATCTAGAGGTCTATAGACACATAGAACATGTATGACACTAACAAGCTCCTCATCTAGAGGTCTATAGACACATAGAACATGTATGACACTAACAAGCTCCTCATCTAGAGGTCTATAGACACATAGAACATGTATGACACTAACAAGCTCCTCATCTAGAGGACTATAGACACATAGAACATGTATGACACTAACAAGCTACACATCTAGAGGACTATAGACACATAGAACATGTATGACACTAACAAGCTCCACATCTACAGGACTATAGACACACAGAACATGTATGACACTAATGACCTCCACATCTAGAGGACTATAGACACACAGAACATGTATGACACTAATAAGCTGCACATCTAGAGGACTATAGACACATAGAACATGTATGATACTAACAAGCTCCACCTAGAGGTCTATTGACACACAAATCATGTATGATACTAAGAAGCTCCACATCTAAAGGACTATAGACACATAGAACATGTATGACACTAACAAGCTCCACATCTACAGGACTATAGACACACAGAACATGTATGACACTAATGACCTCCACATCTACAGGACTATAGACACACAGAACATGTATGACACTAATGACCTCCACATCTAGAGGACTATAGACACACAGAACATGTATGACACTAACAAGCTCCACATCTAGAGGTCTATAGACACATAGAACATGTATGACACTAACAAGCTTCACATCTAGAGGTCTATAGACACATAGAACATGTATGATACTAACAAGCTCCACATCTAGAGGTCTATAGACACATAGAACATGTATGACACTAACAAGCTCCACATCTAGAGGTCTATAGACACATAGAACATGTATGACACTAACAAGCTCCACATCTAGAGGTCTATAGACACATAGAACATGTATGACACTAACAAGCTCCTCATCTAGAGGTCTATAGACACATAGAACATGTATGACACTAACAAGCTCCACATCTAGAAGTCTATAGACACATAGAACATGTATGACACTAACAAGCTCCTCATCTAGAGGTCTATAGACACATAGAACATGTATGATACTAACAAGCTCCACATCTAGAGGTCTATAGACACATAGAACATGTATGACACTAACAAGCTCCACATCTAGAGGTCTATAGACACATAGAACATGTATGACACTAACAAGCTCCACATCTAGAGGTCTATAGACACATAGAACATGTATGACACTAACAAGCTCCACATCTAGAGGTCTATAGACACATAGAACATGTATGACACTAACAAGCTCCTCATCTAGAGGTCTATAGACACATAGAACATGTATGACACTAACAAGCTCCACATCTAGAAGTCTATAGACACATAGAACATGTATGACACTAACAAGCTCCTCATCTAGAGGTCTATAGACACATAGAACATGTATGACACTAACAAGCTTCACATCTAGAGGACTATAGACACATAgaacattatggtgggctttattactactgggggtctagaggggacatgattactagtatgtgcactatgggagcattattacttctggggcacagtggggacatgttgggggcactgtaggagcactattactgccacgtgtgctctagcagagaattattcctattggtggttcttttgggagcactattgctgttggggcaccttggcacagtatcagcttaccacaattatttttgggggacgttatgtttacactattagtttcagggccactatttgctgggcgcagttattttagcagGGCCGGGCCGAGCCGCCTGGTGTgatcgcctcactttgcctaattggcggtgcggccctgctggtGCCCCTTAaaattttgcgcccggggcaaAGGCCTTCCcccccacgctatgccactgctgttatcaaaatgaacaaggcctggattgcccctgacttctctactccaccagaggaaagtggccaaACATAAAGgccctttaaatgtggcttttatggtgtattgacaacactgtattccctgcaccccttccaccactaaaaagggcatatggttcaatctcccttttctcatcctcctcctccatcatatcaacatgcttattaggctgccctcgcccataatgttttagagggtcaccagcaggcccttgtccataatgtttttgagggtcaccagcaggccatcaatcataatttttcaaggctgtgtatgatgccctcctttatgtgtaataaagggtgtattggaggccggttccttgtaatttttggcagccctttcacttagtgcataggctttatgagtgtaggagtcccactacctgaacaattgtaccacaatgtgaatgagcccctccattatgtgatatacaggttgtatcggagtgcctcttccttgtaatttttggcagcacttgcactttataaacaagtaaatatacaggaaagaatggattgcaggataaaacttaccagaaagattaaaggaccttaacatgtatagcttggaagaaagacgagacagaggggagatgagagaaactgctaaatacatagagggaatcaacaaggtgaaagaggagagaatatttaaaagaagaaaaactgctacaagaggacatagttttaaattagaggggcaaagggttaacagtaatatcaggaagtattactttactgagagagtagtggatgcatggaatagccttcctgcagaagtgctaGCTGCAAAtactcagatatattgggcagactagatgggccgaatggttcttatctgccgacacattctatgtttctatgtttcctaacaatttttcctctaaaatcgattttatcttcggttttgtgcgtattattgtcagtttgtaaaagtggcgtactactcggacaacatcgttcccagcagcgacctgggaggccaagatgcatccagacatcctccccatgctgttcccgaaccatttcggtggtgtttccatcaatttctgaccttttcctatgaaccagacaccctcccctcttcagagcagcgggtgcctggtttaatgctcgggttctcccattgacttccatctgtagagcacccgagtatcCCGATGTGTTCTACTCGAACACCAGAGCActcagcactttggtgctcgatgaaCACTACCTCTGTCCTTTCCAAACCCCTAGAGATTCCACTATTCCCTCCAGTGCCCTCTGTCTCACCAGACTCCTTTATTGGTTCCAATCTGTTCCTCGCCATACTTTTGTCCCCTCTAGACTCTGTTGTCCTCTCCAGACTGCTCTTTTCCATTCAGACTCCtgtgtcctcctccagatccctaCGTACTCTCCAAACCTCTATGTCCTCCACTGCtccctgtcctcctccagactcctatgTCTTCTACAGACCCCACCGTCCTCTTCCAACACCATCATCCCTCTATTTTCTCCAGATGTCTCTGTCCACTCCAGTTCTCCTCTAGAGACTGTCCCTTCCAGACCCATCTGTGTCCTCTCTAGATGCCTGTCCTCCAGACCAATCTAGGAGCAGTTTATCCGCCCTGACATGGGTAGAGAAGTCCCTATACATTATATAATCAGCTGGTCCCCAGAAGTACAGCGACTTGGTGTGGTAATGAGTTATCCTATGTGCACGGCCAGCCTTACTCTTATAGAACTAGGACCATTTGGCCATTCATGGTCGTGTTTTTGCAGGTCTCATCTCCAGCAGATGGCTGTATCCCAGCACCGTCATAGCTGTGTCTTGGACAAGTTCTCTCCTATGTACCACCTAGCGGGAGTAAAGCACACCCTGTACCACCCACGGCTGCCTACCCTGCGCAGGATGGAGATGGACAGCATGGCCCACAAGCTAAGTGATGAGCACTCAAGGAGCAGCACGCCCTGCGACCACAGTGAGTGGCCAACAATCAGCGTTGCCCCCTTCATCCCAAACATCTCCGGGATTCATAAAGGTGGCATTATAATTAAGAGGCATTTTTGCCTGGAGAACAATAGTAGTCAGTGAGTTTTATGACCTCCCTAAACTTGACTGGGAGCTGAGTCTTAGAAAACTGTTGGGTTGGGGCTTAGCAGGAGTAAGGCCCTGAGGAAGTCGCCATCCTTCTCATAGCTCTGCGGCCTgatagtcgtagttttaccaggtTTATCCTCCAGATCCAGCAGACACATTTATGAAGCATTAGTTCTTAGGTGCATCATAGTTGGAGGCCATTGTATGCCACATCCCAACCGGGAGCAATCCTCATCCAGGACTCAGATATGCAGGAAGTAAGACCCTCGGTCCCCCTTAAAAATCCTTGATCTTCAGGGACCGGTCATAACCTCTACAATTATAATATCCGGACAGACAAGACGACAACTCCTTATAATGAGCAGGTTAACGTGCAGCTGCCTGAGTGCTCAATATAACCGTCTACTCCTATCTCTGCCGATGCAGGAACCTTCCGGAACGCCAGGTGCACCATGTATGACGCAGAGAAGCATCTTCTACCATCTCTGGTGAGTGGCTCCCTGGTAAACGCTCTCTGTCCCAAACATTCAGGATTATAAACATCATCGTCTTCTTCAGGAAATCACAGACACAGGGAGGCGGCTGACGCAGCAACGTGCAAACTATAACATGGCGGCACAACTCCTGGGACAGCGCGAAGAGAAAGACACAACCGGTAGGAAAAACGGAAAACACAGCCCCAGAAGTGCCACAGCCTCCGGGCATCTTGGACTGACAGATCTAAGGAGAATGGGTAATAGTAATACTACATTTATGTAATTGTACCAACAGCATCCATGGCCAGAGGACTATAGGCACATATCATGTATGATAATAAGAAGCTCCACATCTAGAGGACTATAGACACATAGAACATGTATGACACTAACAAGCTCCACATTTAGAGGTCTATAGACACATAGAACATGTATGACACTAATGACCTCCACATCTAGAGGACTATAGACACATAGAACATGTATGATACTAACAAGCTCCACATCTAGAGGACTATAGACACATAGAACATGTATGATACTAACAAGCTCCACATCTACAGGTCTATAGACACATAGAACATATATGACACTAACAAGCTCCACATCTAGAGGACTATAGACACATAGAACATGTATGACACTAATGACCTCCACATCTAGAGGTCTATAGACACATAGAACATGTATGATACTAACAAGCTGCACATCTAGAGGTCTATAGACACATAGAACATGTATGATACTAATTACCTCCACATCTAGAGGACTATAGACACATAGAACATGTATGATACTAATAAGCTCCAGATCTAGCGGACTATAGACACATAGAACATGTATGACACTAATGACCTCCACATGTAGAGGACTATAGGCACATAGAACATGTATGACACTAATTACCTCCACATCTAGAGGACTATAGGCACATAGAACATGTATGACACTAACAAGCTCCACATCTACAGGTCTATAGACACATAGAACATGTATTGACACTAATGACCTGCACATCTACAGGTCTATAGACACATAGAACATGTATGATACTAATGACCTCCACATCTACAGGTCTATAGACACATAGAACATGTATGATACTAAGAAGCTCCACATCTAGAGGTCTATAGACACATAGAACATGTATGACACTAATGACCTCCACATCTAGAGGACTATAGGCACATAGAACATGTATGATACTAACAAGCTCCACCTAGAGGTCTATTGACACACATACCATGTATGATACTAAGAAGCTCCACATCTAGAGGACTATAGACACATAGAACATGTATGATACTAATAAGCTGCACATCTAGAGGTCTATAGACACATAGAACATGTATGATACTAATTACCTCCACATCTAGAGGACTATAGACACATAGAACATGTATGACACTAATGACCTCCACATCTAGAGGACTATAGACACATAGAACATATATGATACTAATAAGCTCCAGATCTAGCGGACTATAGACACATAGAACATGTATGATACTAATAAGCTCCAGATCTAGCGGACTATAGACACATAGAACATGTATGACACTAATGACCTCCACATCTAGAGGACTATAGACACATAGAACATGTATGACACTAACAAGCTCCACCTAGAGGTCTATTGACACACATATCATGTATGATACTAAGAAGCTCCACATCTAGAGGACTATAGACACATAGAACATGTATGATACTAACAAGCTCCACATCTAGAGGACTATAGACACATAGAACATGTATGACACTAATAAGCTCCACATCTAGAGGACTATAGACACATAGAACATGTATGACACTAACAAGCTCCACCTAGAGGTCTATTGACACACATATCATGTATGATACTAAGAAGCTCCACATCTAAAGGACTACAGCTACTTTCCTACTAGCGTCTTTACTGGATCCGgcggggttcagcaaaaacgcttccgttactgataatacaaccatctgcacccgttatgaacggatccggttgtattatctttaacattgccaagacggatccgtcacgagctccactgaaagtcaatgggggacggatccattttcgatTGTGTCatagtctcaataccggaaaaaaacgcttccgttttgcccttattcattgtcaatagggtcaaaacttaactgaacagaacaaaatgctccaaaatgcttgacaatgaatggggacaaaacggaagcgtttttttccgttttgagaccctatgatgaatctcaataccggaaaatagaaacgctagtgtgaaagtagccgtttATTAGATTATTACACCACGGATCTGCAGAGCCGTGTTGAGCAGCATCAGGTCCCTTTTCCATGTGTAGATGTTCTATGATACGGCACGGTGGTCGGTGCTCGTTACATGTGGTTATGAACGGTCACTTATACCTtctggtgcagtgtttcagcgaTGAAGATGTTCGGTCTTTTATTTTCAGATTTGGGGTTTAGTGGCTATGCTGTGAGGTTCCTGTCCCCTAATGTCACTCATTCCTGGAGGGTAAGTGAGAAGAAGTCATAGACGTGTAACAGTACCACCGCTATCTCTTCTCACAGGGGAgcatacatagatatatatatatataatatataaacacTCTACGCCCCCAGTTCTGCCTAGAGCACAATCCGGGTCTGGATGAATATGGACAAAAGCCAGTTCCTGTGGAGACCATGTAAGTCTGTACCTAATAACATGGTTCCCCAGTCCCCCAGTCCTCCATTAACACCCTGCCCTCTTCCCATAACAGGAACACTTTTCGCACATTCGGCCGTTCATACAGATGAGACCAGCAGCCCCCGACGTCCACGTTCCCTGGAAGGAAGACCGCAGAGGATTTACATCTATATCCCGGAAGCAGCAGCAATGATCTCTCACCGATCCAATTATCTACACCCATCACGTGTTGGGTGCCATGTTGTGCTACATGTATGTCCCCACTTTTGTGGCAGGTCGATGGTGGAGCGGTAAGAATCCATAGACCTCTCTACATATCCCAAAGGACAGCACTAGCTGCACATGACTGAGCACCAAGATGGCAGACATACAGAGGGGGCAATGGGTTAAATAAACAGGTATGACAGGTCCAGCTTGTTTGCCTCTTTGTAACGGGTGGTGTCATGgcagttccctggtattcaccttttaacccctatacagggaaccaaccaggccactacctcatgATGTAGTCCTGATgaagttggctgctgacccacagaGATCAGGACTCGACTCAGGAAAAAGGCGTAGTCTGAGCACAGTCCAAGGGCAGGCGGAGTATGTGTGTAGTCCAAATCATAgtgccaaggtcagggcagactTAGCTAAGGTCACAGTTCCAAGGTCGATGAAGTACGTTTGTGGTCCAGGTAGCAGTTCCAAGATCGGGCAGGCACAGTACATGCCTAGTCCAGGTCGCATTTCCAAGGGTGGGGCAGACTGAGTATGTTTGAAATCCAGATAGCAGTTCCAAAGTTGGGGCACACTGAGTACATGTGTAGTCCAGGTCACAGTTCCAAGGTTGGGGCAGGCAGAGTATGTTCGTAGTCCAGGTCACAGTTCCAAAGGTGGGGCAGACACAGTATGTGCCTAGTCTAGGTCGTAGTTCAAAGATCTGGACAGGCAAAGTACATGTGTAGTTCAGGTCACAGTTCCAAGGTTGGGGCAGGCACAGTATGTGCCTAGTCCAGGTCACAGTTCCAAGGTCGGGGCAGACTGAGTACGTGTGTAGGTTAGGTCACAGTTCTAAGGTCGGGGCAGACTGAGTACGTGTGTAGTCCAGGTCACAGTTCCAAGGTCGGGGCAGACTGAGTACATGCGTAGTCCAGGTCACagttccaaggtcagggcaggctgagtatGTGCATAGTCCAGGTCACAGTTCCAAGGTGAGGCCAGGTTGAGTACGTTTGTGATCCAGGAAGCAGTTCCATGGTCGGGGCAGGCTGAGTACATGTGTAGTCCAGGTCACAGTTCCAAGGTTGGGGCAGGCTGAGTACGTTTGTAGTCCAGGTCACAGTTACAAGGTTGGGGCAGGCTGAGTACGTTTGTAGTCCAGGTCACAGTTCCAAGGTCGGGGCAGACTGAGTACCTGTGTAGTCCAGGTCACAGTTCCAAGGTCGGGGCAGACTGAGTACATGTGTAGTCCAGGTCACAGTTCCAAGGTCGGGGCAGACTGAGTACATGTGTAGTCCAGGTCACAGTTCCAAGGTCGGGGCAGACTGAGTACCTGTGTAGTCCAGGTCACAGTTCCAAGGTCGGGGCAGACTGAGTACCTGTGTAGTCCAGGTCACAGTTCCAAGGTCGGGGCAGACTGAGTACCTGTGTAGTCCAGGTCACAGTTCCAAGGTCGGGGCAGACTGAGTACCTATGTAGTCCAGGTCACAGTTCCAAGGTTGGGGCAGACTGAGTACCTGTGTAGTCCAGGTCACAGTTCCAAGGTCGGGGCAGACTGAGTACCTGTGTAGTCCAGGTCACAGTTCCAAGGTCGGGGCAGACTGAGTACCTGTGTAGTCCAGGTCACAGTTCCAAGGTTGGGGCAGACTGAGTACCTGTGTAGTCCAGGTCACAGGCAGGCAGCAAGGAGCAGAATCAGTAGAAATGCAAGGTACGGTACACGGGTGGTCAGACGAGATCACACCTGGTTACCAGAGACTAGAAAACTCAAAGCCTAGACGAGGAGGTGGAACcacagcccagctaaataggaaggttgaccagCACTTTAGACAGCAGCTGGACAGGGGCAGGAGGGAAGGATTAACCCTCGCAGTGCTGAAAGGAAGTTCACTGAGCACTAGTTccaatacacacagggagagtgaAGCGAGAGCAGCGGGCACGAGCACCAGCGCGGCACTCTTCTGTTCATGGGTGTTACGTTACCCAGATGTCCCTGCCCAGAGTGGGAACTTTGACTCTATAGATCGCCTACCCTCCATCACCTACCCATCTACTAAATGCCCCACATGACAGGAACATGCTGGAAGCCAGGGGCATCAATACTGTATGTCTGTTCAGTCATGTCCTATCAAAAAAACTGAGTGTAGGGGGAAGCTAAATGAAACAGAAGATAATCCCCGTATCTCCATCAACGCCATCCAGATCGACCTCCATCTCTCTGACATCTCAAACCTGTCCATGTTCTCAAGCTCTCCAGCCACGACCCACCCGTGTAAACTGTGCTCCCCTTGTCATTATTCAGCAGAGATggacgaagttttgaaaaattcgattcgttccgaattaatttgtcacaaatcaggaTAAATCTGGTACGCTAAGGCCCATCTCCCTAATCATATTCACCCACTTGGTCGCCTAATCTGAGTGTGAAGACTTGGAAtttaaactgcagggagattgTATCGCCGTGTGAATTACGCTCTAGTGCACCcatattcatagttaatccgttctgtacgtactgtgccatcagtattacaggtggTTGTAATTTATGGActgtctacatcactgtgcagggcaccaagattcatagctaatcctttCTGTTAGCTGTCAGATTACTGGGTGTCAGTATTAGAGTTCAATAAAACCAttaggtctaatttatcgccagcgtcagcagcagtggcagtaccagtgtgcaccaagattcatagctaaccccttctgttaaacaaaaataaaaacatgcagcagccttcagtaaagcaaaaacaaacaaacatgtgcgtccctgcaggagctgtgtccaaatagctccttagtggaacaaaataaataaatggaggcAACGTctataaagtagtggagaaaaaaaaaagaagttattttaatgcatgttgtggcagtccaaacacatgctttttaataccttctgttagctgtagatttactgtgtgtcagtattaGAGGCCTATGTTAgagtcaggtctaatttattgtCGTCGACTTAACagtgcagtgccccaagattcaagtagtggcccaaaGACAGAGTGGGGAGTGTGGCAGTACCAGTGATAAtaatggccccatgacagagtggggacggtGGGGGCTACAGCagaagtggccccatgacagagtggggacagtGGTTGCAGTAGAATAACAGTAGTAGCGgcaccatgacagagtggggatggtggagGCAGCAGCAATGGCAGTAgtagccccatgacagagtggggagtgtGGCAATTTGCACAAGGGATTTGAAGGGCCTCCAtcgccactgcatactgccacagtctgCTGAGGTCATCTGTGTCATCTTCATCGTTGCTTCCCAGCTCCTCTCCTGTTGCTTGGGTAGATAAGCCACCTAGAAGTGTATATCATTTCTCAgcgtttatgtcctcctcctcttctgccagtTCATCCTtctcagggctcaggtggccatgagatgtaggtgccacgtctTCCGCCCACTCGCCAATCAGATTTCTAAGCCTCCCCTCCAGGACGTGaattggaatgacatcattcacccCGTAGTTCTgctgactgacaaataatgtggcctcctcaaagggcctgagcaaacagcaggtgtcatgcatgagctgccactggctaacgttgAAGTCACACCGGGGAGTAGTCCTGTCCGTTTTTTGGCCGCCTTTCTCTGCTCGTACAGGCGGTCTAACATGTGGAGCATGGAGCTGCAATAGGTGGGAAATTAGCATatcaggcgatgttggggaagagcattttgcctttgcagctcaaggagggcatggtaagagtggctgaagtgcatgttcCTGGACATTTTAACAGCTCTTGCCGTTCAGTGGAAGACCTGAGGAACCAGGTAACAAGATTGAAGACGTGCACCATGCAGGTCGTATGGGTCAGCCGTATCtgacagaatgttcttcccattattaGTAACCATGATTCCTATCTCAACTTGGCGAGgaaacagtcagtgtttgatttctttattgatgacgccgagcagttcctccccggtgtgGCTCAGCTCGCCCAGGCGCAGAATCAAGTGATAATGCCCAGCTTGGCATAGGTGATACGCTGGAGGACATTGGCGAAGAAATCCCAGCATTACAACGCGGaggtggcattgccatcacctggccaaggtgctggtgtgcctgggccggAACAACATCTatggtccttgaccatagttacaactccacTCGTCAGCGCTGGTATGAACTCTACAAGAGTAGATGTCGGCTTGAGACTCTCtaccttgggtgggcacaagccatcagttctttgaAATGTGCAGAATCAACTACATGGAATGGactacagcaccagcaacttggccagctgctcgttcagcttctgtgccgccgGATGAGCGATTGCTGATGAAACaagtgacgaggaggaggaagagctatGGACgacgttgaagtcaatgggaaggaaCACCGTTTCCTTCTGCTGATATCGTCGAGCgctgactgctggagagggggtgcggGCCAgcgggagatgcagcggttgctgtatcaggctgtaacactaaatcAGTGGCACGGTTTTCCCACGCCACTTTATGGCGACCCTGGAtgcgttgacgcagggccatagtgccaacattagcaccctgaccaTGCCTCGCCTTCTGCCAACA
This genomic interval carries:
- the LOC120980727 gene encoding testis, prostate and placenta-expressed protein — encoded protein: MAVSQHRHSCVLDKFSPMYHLAGVKHTLYHPRLPTLRRMEMDSMAHKLSDEHSRSSTPCDHRTFRNARCTMYDAEKHLLPSLEITDTGRRLTQQRANYNMAAQLLGQREEKDTTGRKNGKHSPRSATASGHLGLTDLRRMDLGFSGYAVRFLSPNVTHSWRFCLEHNPGLDEYGQKPVPVETMNTFRTFGRSYR